A genomic region of Scomber japonicus isolate fScoJap1 chromosome 5, fScoJap1.pri, whole genome shotgun sequence contains the following coding sequences:
- the LOC128359123 gene encoding uncharacterized protein LOC128359123, producing MACLAVTLGVTILLGFIKLSAANKNTCDFYAAVGQNMPLIHKGLTKTDGLRWTHNDTLIFYRQQGKVSVGKPEDISETGSLLLKNLKFSSAGVYEAQVLHPNKTTTNTWTGRLCMMDKVSKPQLSYVCDFKSSAVNLKCHVAKPQGLMFSWTLDEKILTSEIKQTLSVSLAHLKGDRTFTCSVANKVSKEQSDLVRPSCKNPSPSPPPLLCFTSKTVVAVLAGGASLILLLLIITFILCCCHRRSKHKMRLRDKGELRMLSLNKRDPSSTGPVYETMHPPEDSPTPPSPRPSPTVCYQNVSQSEVQTENRPIQLSIAAEEQKPSPVPKPRTKGPQTPNV from the coding sequence ATGGCATGTCTTGCTGTCACACTTGGAGTCACCATTTTATTGGGATTCATCAAACTCTCAGCAGCTAATAAGAACACATGTGACTTTTATGCTGCAGTTGGGCAAAATATGCCATTGATCCACAAGGGACTAACAAAAACAGACGGGCTGAGATGGACTCATAATGACACACTTATTTTCTACAGACAGCAAGGCAAAGTATCGGTCGGGAAACCAGAAGACATCTCTGAGACTGGATCTCTTTTGCTGAAGAACTTAAAATTCTCAAGTGCCGGGGTATATGAAGCACAAGTGCTCCATCCAAATAAAACAACGACAAATACGTGGACTGGTCGACTCTGTATGATGGACAAAGTATCAAAACCTCAACTCAGTTATGTCTGTGACTTCAAGTCCAGTGCTGTTAATCTGAAATGCCATGTGGCAAAACCGCAGGGTTTGATGTTCTCATGGACTCTCGATGAAAAAATCTTAACAAgcgaaataaaacaaacactgagcgTATCACTGGCACATTTGAAAGGGGACAGGACCTTTACATGCAGTGTGGCAAACAAAGTCAGCAAGGAGCAGAGTGACCTTGTTCGTCCATCATGTAAAAATccatcaccatcacctccaCCTTTGCTTTGTTTTACATCCAAAACTGTTGTAGCAGTGCTAGCAGGAGGAGCAAGTCTTATTCTGCTTTTgctcatcatcaccttcatatTATGTTGCTGCCACAGACGCAGCAAACACAAGATGAGACTCAGAGATAAAGGAGAGCTCAGGATGCTTTCGCTAAACAAGCGGGACCCTAGCTCCACCGGCCCAGTTTACGAGACTATGCACCCACCTGAGGACTCTCCAACTCCTCCGAGCCCCAGGCCTTCACCCACGGTCTGTTATCAGAATGTCTCTCAGTCTGAagttcagactgaaaacaggcCTATACAGCTATCCATAGCTGCCGAAGAACAGAAGCCTTCACCAGTGCCAAAGCCGAGGACGAAGGGCCCCCAGACACCAAACGTCTGA